From a region of the Pseudoxanthomonas sp. X-1 genome:
- a CDS encoding DUF4381 family protein, whose product MSAPAPLVLRDVHVPPAPSWWPPALGWWLVLLAVAALVAVPLLWRAWRRRRRARWRRLFEVECHGGLAPPEQVAAASQLLRRAARRVDPRADRLQGMAWLRFLDGRKERAFSEGAGALLLDGGYRPRVDPGQLEALRALAAARFVQLMEGRR is encoded by the coding sequence ATGAGCGCGCCCGCGCCCCTGGTGTTGCGCGATGTGCACGTGCCGCCGGCGCCGAGCTGGTGGCCGCCGGCGCTTGGCTGGTGGCTGGTGCTGCTGGCCGTCGCGGCGCTGGTGGCCGTGCCGCTGCTGTGGCGCGCCTGGCGCCGCCGGCGGCGCGCGCGCTGGCGGCGCCTGTTCGAGGTCGAATGCCACGGCGGCCTGGCGCCGCCGGAGCAGGTCGCGGCGGCCTCGCAGCTGCTGCGCCGCGCCGCGCGCCGGGTCGATCCGCGCGCCGACCGCCTGCAGGGCATGGCCTGGCTGCGCTTCCTGGACGGCCGGAAGGAGCGTGCGTTCAGCGAGGGAGCAGGCGCACTGCTGCTCGACGGCGGTTATCGCCCGCGCGTCGATCCGGGTCAGCTGGAGGCGCTGCGGGCGTTGGCCGCGGCGCGTTTCGTGCAGCTGATGGAGGGCCGCCGATGA
- a CDS encoding DUF58 domain-containing protein encodes MSPVSAPHDAPARSAGDGLRPTLAELVQLRALAQRRPAARRGSHHLSGPAASPLRGRGMEYAESREYVAGDDARHIDWRLTARSGKPHTKLFQAERERLTLIVADTAPTLYFGTRVRFKSVQAARAGALAAWAAVADGDRVAVLRGAGRDPSPPPAGGTRGALRTLDALTRWYAQRPDDDEGLAVALEHAQRVLRPGSRLIVLADPRSLAQIPELRWSALAARGEVIVLLMTDALEQSPPRASLPFQSGEHRVELDLASAAQRQRWGRTFVQPLEAALTQLPTRGVRITALRADAPSDAWLPLLARATAPATA; translated from the coding sequence GTGAGCCCGGTTTCCGCACCGCACGATGCTCCCGCGCGCTCTGCGGGCGACGGCCTGCGCCCCACGCTGGCCGAACTGGTGCAGCTGCGTGCGCTGGCACAGCGGCGCCCGGCCGCGCGTCGCGGCAGCCACCATCTCAGCGGCCCGGCCGCCTCGCCGCTGCGCGGGCGCGGCATGGAGTACGCCGAGTCGCGCGAGTATGTCGCCGGCGACGATGCGCGCCATATCGACTGGCGCCTGACGGCGCGCAGCGGCAAGCCGCACACCAAGCTGTTCCAGGCCGAACGCGAACGGCTGACGCTGATCGTGGCCGACACCGCGCCGACGCTGTACTTCGGCACGCGTGTGCGCTTCAAATCGGTGCAGGCCGCGCGCGCCGGCGCCCTGGCCGCCTGGGCCGCGGTGGCCGACGGCGATCGCGTGGCGGTCCTGCGCGGGGCCGGGCGCGATCCCTCCCCGCCGCCGGCCGGCGGCACGCGCGGCGCGCTGCGCACGCTCGACGCGCTGACGCGCTGGTATGCGCAGCGGCCGGACGACGATGAGGGCCTGGCCGTCGCGCTGGAGCATGCGCAGCGCGTGCTGCGCCCCGGTTCGCGCCTGATCGTCCTGGCCGATCCCCGCAGCCTGGCGCAGATCCCCGAGCTGCGCTGGTCGGCGCTGGCGGCGCGCGGCGAGGTCATCGTGCTGCTGATGACCGATGCGCTGGAACAGTCCCCGCCGCGCGCGTCGCTGCCGTTCCAGAGCGGTGAGCACCGGGTCGAACTGGACCTGGCCAGCGCCGCGCAGCGGCAGCGCTGGGGCCGGACCTTCGTCCAGCCCTTGGAGGCGGCGCTCACGCAGCTGCCCACGCGTGGCGTGCGCATCACGGCGCTGCGCGCCGACGCGCCGAGCGATGCCTGGCTGCCGTTGCTGGCGCGTGCCACGGCACCGGCAACAGCATGA
- a CDS encoding MoxR family ATPase: protein MEQSPTAPPPAPPAAPASDSRLREAFMALRASLSATIVGQQLLVDRLLIALLADGHLLVEGAPGLAKTMAVRALAARLEGGFARVQFTPDLLPADLTGTEVWRPQDGRFEFQAGPIFHPILLADEINRAPAKVQSALLEAMGERQVTVGRHTYPLPPLFLVMATQNPIEQEGTFPLPEAQLDRFLMHVKIGYPEAAAESEILRLARERARDALDTVAEPLQQMPLADVFEARREVLDLHMAPALERYLIELVLASRDASRYDAALGRRIAWGASPRGSIALERCARAHAWLAGRDFVTPEDVRAVAGDVLRHRVLPSYEATAEGWDGGRLVEALIERVPLP, encoded by the coding sequence ATGGAACAGTCCCCCACCGCCCCGCCGCCTGCGCCTCCTGCCGCGCCCGCCTCCGACAGCCGCCTGCGCGAGGCCTTCATGGCGTTGCGCGCTTCGCTGTCGGCGACCATCGTGGGCCAGCAGCTGCTGGTGGACCGGCTGCTGATCGCGCTGCTGGCGGATGGTCACCTGCTGGTGGAAGGGGCGCCCGGTCTGGCCAAGACCATGGCCGTGCGCGCGCTGGCCGCGCGCCTGGAGGGCGGCTTCGCCCGCGTGCAGTTCACGCCCGACCTGTTGCCTGCCGACCTGACCGGGACCGAGGTGTGGCGGCCGCAGGACGGGCGCTTCGAGTTCCAGGCCGGGCCGATCTTCCATCCGATCCTGCTGGCCGATGAGATCAACCGCGCGCCGGCCAAGGTGCAATCGGCGCTGCTGGAGGCCATGGGCGAGCGCCAGGTCACGGTGGGCCGGCATACCTATCCGCTGCCACCGCTGTTCCTGGTCATGGCCACCCAGAACCCGATCGAGCAGGAGGGCACCTTCCCATTGCCCGAGGCGCAGCTGGACCGCTTCCTGATGCACGTGAAGATCGGCTACCCCGAAGCGGCGGCCGAGTCGGAGATCCTGCGCCTGGCGCGCGAGCGTGCCCGCGATGCGCTGGACACGGTCGCCGAGCCGCTGCAGCAGATGCCGCTGGCCGACGTGTTCGAAGCGCGGCGCGAAGTGCTGGACCTGCACATGGCGCCGGCGCTGGAGCGTTACCTGATCGAGCTGGTGCTGGCCTCGCGCGATGCTTCGCGCTACGACGCCGCGCTGGGCCGGCGCATCGCCTGGGGCGCCAGCCCGCGCGGCTCGATCGCGCTGGAGCGCTGCGCACGTGCGCATGCCTGGCTGGCCGGTCGCGACTTCGTCACCCCGGAGGACGTGCGTGCGGTCGCCGGCGACGTGTTGCGTCATCGCGTGCTGCCCAGTTACGAGGCCACGGCCGAGGGCTGGGATGGCGGTCGGCTGGTCGAGGCCCTGATCGAGCGGGTGCCCCTGCCTTGA
- a CDS encoding pilus assembly protein PilP, with the protein MTRVHSARSRLLLAGLALSALAGCSRSITSTPGDAPNLQNWVNDVRARPAPPLEPLPVMQQFETFEYAAQNLRDPFSTAWTTSDAGGGLRPDPNRRKETLEQYPLDSLKMVGTLGSGSGIVALVMAPDKVTYRVSPGAYLGQNDGRVTDVQQDRINLVELVSDGAGGWLERPAAVTLDQ; encoded by the coding sequence ATGACCCGGGTCCATTCCGCTCGCTCCCGTCTCCTGCTGGCTGGCTTGGCGCTGTCGGCGCTGGCCGGCTGCAGCCGCAGCATCACCAGCACGCCCGGCGATGCGCCCAACCTTCAGAACTGGGTCAATGATGTGCGCGCCCGTCCGGCGCCGCCGCTGGAGCCGCTGCCGGTGATGCAGCAGTTCGAGACCTTCGAATACGCGGCCCAGAACCTGCGCGATCCCTTCAGCACGGCCTGGACCACGTCCGATGCCGGCGGCGGCCTGCGTCCGGATCCGAACCGGCGCAAGGAAACCCTCGAGCAGTACCCGCTGGACAGCCTGAAGATGGTCGGCACCCTCGGCAGTGGTTCGGGCATCGTCGCGCTGGTGATGGCGCCAGACAAGGTGACCTATCGCGTGTCGCCGGGCGCTTACCTGGGCCAGAACGACGGACGCGTCACCGACGTCCAGCAGGACCGCATCAACCTTGTAGAACTGGTGTCCGACGGCGCCGGTGGCTGGCTGGAACGTCCGGCGGCCGTGACGCTAGACCAATGA
- a CDS encoding tetratricopeptide repeat protein — translation MSALVQALADFHFLRPWWLLALAALPALWWLWRRRQQRANAWRGLVDQHLLVHLQVGGGRAQVLGLVGIVLAWVLATLALAGPSWQRSEQPLWQTRAPLVVALDLSDAIAANDLPPSRLLQARAKLATLLRERAGGQVALVAYAGEPFTVAPLTDDAANVALFLDALDPAIMPVQGSDARRAILWSEGLLRNAGFDRGQILVLTDHADPAANGAARRALDAGFSVSVLGLGTPAGAAYRQADGQFGRAQLDAASLQRLAAAGGGRFQVLRSDDADLRALGVLDPPSEDASAARGEKGSAWLDQGYWLLPALMLLVLLAFRRGGVLAALALCAVLPMAQPAQAVDWWQRADQQAHARIEQGAKAYRGGDYAAATSDFSGLDSADGLYNLGNALAKQGKYDEAIAAYDKALQHQPGMEDAIANRAAVEAARKRQPPAGGQGGQGGDQGKQPPEQKSGQQPSSDGKQDDKPGQDQQDKQQQDKQDADKGAKNSSGDAKPEAPRSAAEQQREQQAADAAQRARMQQAMQQQAGQGAQQKAGQAKPETAAEREQRQATEAWLRRVPDDPGGLLRAKFQLEYQRRQREGE, via the coding sequence ATGAGCGCGCTGGTGCAGGCCCTGGCGGATTTCCACTTCCTGCGGCCGTGGTGGCTGTTGGCCCTGGCCGCGCTGCCGGCGCTGTGGTGGCTGTGGCGACGGCGCCAGCAGCGCGCTAACGCCTGGCGCGGCCTGGTCGATCAGCATCTGCTGGTGCATCTGCAGGTCGGCGGCGGCCGCGCGCAGGTGCTGGGGCTGGTCGGCATCGTGCTGGCCTGGGTGCTGGCGACGCTGGCCCTGGCCGGGCCGAGCTGGCAGCGCAGCGAACAGCCGCTGTGGCAGACGCGTGCGCCGCTGGTGGTGGCGCTGGACCTGTCCGATGCGATCGCCGCCAACGACCTGCCGCCCTCGCGCCTGCTGCAGGCCCGCGCCAAGCTGGCCACGCTGCTGCGCGAACGGGCCGGTGGTCAGGTCGCGCTGGTGGCCTACGCGGGTGAGCCGTTCACCGTGGCGCCGCTGACCGACGATGCGGCCAATGTGGCGCTGTTCCTGGACGCGCTGGACCCGGCGATCATGCCGGTGCAGGGCAGCGATGCGCGCCGGGCGATCCTCTGGTCCGAGGGCCTGCTGCGAAACGCCGGGTTCGACCGCGGCCAGATCCTGGTGTTGACCGACCACGCCGATCCGGCCGCCAATGGCGCCGCCAGGCGCGCCCTCGACGCTGGCTTCAGCGTCTCGGTGCTGGGCCTGGGGACGCCTGCCGGCGCGGCCTACCGCCAGGCCGATGGCCAGTTCGGCCGCGCGCAGCTGGATGCGGCCTCGCTGCAGCGGCTGGCGGCGGCCGGCGGCGGGCGCTTCCAGGTGCTGCGCAGCGACGACGCCGACCTGCGGGCGCTGGGCGTGCTCGACCCCCCGTCCGAAGACGCCAGCGCCGCCCGCGGCGAAAAGGGCAGCGCCTGGCTGGATCAGGGCTACTGGCTGCTGCCGGCGCTGATGCTGCTGGTGCTGCTCGCGTTCCGCCGCGGCGGCGTGCTGGCGGCGCTGGCGCTGTGCGCGGTGCTGCCGATGGCGCAGCCCGCGCAGGCGGTGGACTGGTGGCAGCGCGCCGATCAGCAGGCCCATGCCCGCATCGAACAGGGCGCCAAGGCCTACCGCGGCGGCGACTATGCCGCGGCCACCTCGGACTTCTCCGGCCTGGACTCGGCCGATGGCCTGTACAACCTCGGCAACGCGCTGGCCAAGCAGGGCAAGTACGACGAGGCGATCGCCGCCTATGACAAGGCGCTGCAACACCAGCCGGGGATGGAAGACGCCATCGCCAACCGCGCCGCGGTCGAGGCCGCGCGCAAGCGGCAGCCGCCGGCCGGTGGTCAGGGCGGGCAGGGCGGCGACCAGGGCAAGCAGCCGCCCGAGCAGAAGTCCGGACAGCAGCCGTCGTCCGACGGCAAGCAGGACGACAAGCCGGGCCAGGATCAGCAAGACAAGCAGCAGCAAGACAAGCAGGACGCCGACAAGGGCGCGAAGAACTCCTCCGGCGACGCCAAGCCCGAGGCGCCCAGGTCGGCCGCCGAACAGCAGCGAGAGCAGCAGGCCGCCGACGCGGCCCAGCGCGCGCGCATGCAGCAGGCGATGCAGCAGCAGGCGGGGCAGGGCGCGCAGCAGAAGGCGGGCCAGGCCAAGCCGGAGACCGCGGCCGAGCGCGAGCAGCGCCAGGCCACCGAAGCCTGGCTGCGGCGCGTGCCGGACGATCCGGGCGGCCTGCTGCGGGCCAAGTTCCAGCTCGAGTACCAGCGACGCCAGAGGGAAGGAGAATGA
- a CDS encoding VWA domain-containing protein — translation MSLLAQWMHDFRLFFGGFAWPWMWLALPLPWLVTWLLPAVRSRSPALRVPYGDALDGIVVAAATARRFRINWLAAAAWLLLCAAAARPQQLGEAVTPPQTGRDLMLAVDLSGSMRETDMELGGSPVDRLTAAKAVLADFLDRRVGDRVGLLVFGSRAYAVAPLTLDRDSVRDQLRDTFSGLAGRETAIGDAIGLAVKRLAAQPEGQRVLILLTDGVSNAGALDPEKAAELAAHEGVRIHTIAFGGGGGMSVFGMRLGLQGQDDIDEDGLRRIAQATGGRFFRARDTGELAGIYSELDRIEPISRPGRAVQPRIERYPLPLACALGLGLLALAWRGLRT, via the coding sequence ATGAGCCTCCTGGCGCAGTGGATGCACGATTTCAGGCTGTTCTTCGGCGGCTTCGCCTGGCCGTGGATGTGGCTGGCGCTGCCATTGCCCTGGCTGGTGACCTGGCTGCTGCCGGCGGTGCGCAGCCGGTCGCCGGCGCTGCGCGTGCCCTACGGCGATGCGCTGGATGGCATCGTGGTCGCGGCGGCCACCGCGCGACGCTTCCGCATCAACTGGCTGGCCGCCGCGGCCTGGCTGTTGCTGTGCGCGGCGGCCGCGCGGCCGCAGCAGCTGGGCGAGGCGGTCACGCCGCCGCAGACCGGGCGCGACCTGATGCTGGCCGTCGACCTGTCCGGCAGCATGCGTGAGACCGATATGGAGCTGGGCGGCAGCCCGGTCGACCGGCTGACCGCGGCCAAGGCGGTGCTCGCCGACTTCCTGGACCGCCGCGTGGGCGACCGCGTCGGCCTGCTGGTGTTCGGCAGCCGCGCCTACGCGGTGGCGCCGCTGACGCTGGACCGCGATTCGGTGCGCGACCAGCTACGCGATACGTTCAGCGGGCTGGCCGGACGCGAGACGGCCATCGGCGATGCCATCGGCCTGGCGGTCAAGCGCCTGGCCGCCCAGCCCGAAGGCCAGCGCGTACTGATCCTGCTCACCGACGGTGTCAGCAACGCCGGCGCGTTGGACCCTGAAAAAGCGGCCGAACTGGCCGCGCACGAGGGCGTGCGCATCCACACCATCGCCTTCGGCGGTGGCGGGGGGATGTCGGTGTTCGGCATGCGCCTGGGGCTGCAGGGGCAGGACGACATTGACGAGGACGGCCTGCGCCGCATCGCCCAGGCCACCGGCGGCCGCTTCTTCCGCGCCCGTGATACGGGTGAGCTGGCCGGCATCTATTCGGAGCTGGACCGGATCGAGCCGATCTCGCGACCGGGCCGCGCGGTGCAGCCTCGCATCGAGCGCTATCCGCTGCCGCTGGCGTGCGCGCTGGGCCTGGGCCTGCTGGCATTGGCTTGGCGGGGGCTGCGCACATGA
- a CDS encoding type 4a pilus biogenesis protein PilO, with the protein MSQRKIKISELDFNNIGGWPRNYKIGFCVLVGALVLILAYLLVFRGQAEELEGLESQESTLRSEFEQKAGRAANLQPLKQQLAQMEQVLQQMLRQLPSKTEMPDLIVDISQTALSSGLTNELFQPGEESQKEFYAEKPIALRMVGSYHQFGAFVSGVASLPRVVILTMHDISLQPVDPKQGIANGNLELSGTVKTYRYLDEEETAAQEKAATAAGTQPAGTTP; encoded by the coding sequence AGCGAGCTGGACTTCAACAACATCGGCGGCTGGCCGCGGAACTACAAGATCGGGTTCTGCGTGCTGGTCGGCGCCCTCGTGCTGATCCTCGCCTACCTGCTGGTGTTCCGCGGGCAGGCCGAGGAACTAGAGGGCCTGGAGAGCCAGGAGTCCACCCTGCGTAGCGAGTTCGAACAGAAGGCCGGCCGCGCCGCCAATCTGCAGCCGCTCAAGCAGCAGCTGGCGCAGATGGAGCAGGTGCTGCAGCAGATGCTGCGCCAGCTGCCCAGCAAGACCGAAATGCCGGACCTGATCGTCGACATCTCGCAGACCGCGCTGTCCAGCGGGCTGACCAACGAGCTGTTCCAGCCCGGCGAGGAGTCGCAGAAGGAGTTCTACGCCGAGAAGCCGATCGCCCTGCGCATGGTCGGCAGTTACCACCAGTTCGGCGCGTTCGTCAGCGGCGTGGCCTCGCTGCCGCGCGTGGTCATCCTGACCATGCACGACATCTCGCTGCAGCCGGTCGATCCGAAGCAGGGCATCGCCAACGGCAACCTCGAACTGTCCGGCACGGTCAAGACCTACCGCTACCTCGACGAGGAAGAGACCGCCGCGCAGGAGAAGGCCGCTACGGCCGCCGGCACGCAACCTGCAGGCACCACACCATGA
- a CDS encoding type IV pilus secretin PilQ family protein produces MTASNVHGLRPLRRLAAHRWGALVLALALAAGTAPALAAAVAPAAAAQAAPVQVSDVDFRRSEDGAGRLILKFDRKGAVPDLRTDEGKVVIDMANVILPASLQRPMNVTDFATPVQRIDAHASGKGAQLVLDIRGAVESLAYQTEDQYVVEISQKSSKPAMGAAAQSRGTSQLATGGAKPYVGKPVTFNFQDVPVRTVLQLIAEESNLNIVASDTVQGSVTLRLVNVPWDQALDIVLRAKGLDKRRDGNVVWVAPQPELAKFEQDKEDARIAIENREDLITDYVQINYHSATEIYKALTEAKGIGGQSGGGSGQSDQENGFLSPRGRLVADERTNTLMISDIPKKVASMRELIAVIDRPVDQVLIEARIVVATDTFARDLGARFGIAGKRTGDRTQIIGGNIGDVVNIANGDDRVLPAGLNVNMPAGTFTNGTPSSIAYTLLGANFNLDLELSALQEEGRGEVVSNPRIITANQREGDIKQGTEIGYVTITGGTAGAAATPNVQFKEALLELKVTPTITHDGRIFLNMFVKKDDVAEYITLDGYGTVPTLNRREINTAVLVEDGQTVVIGGVYEFTDQTSVSKVPFLADIPFLGNLFKKQGKQKNKAELLIFVTPKVIAVRQ; encoded by the coding sequence ATGACCGCTTCCAACGTTCATGGCCTGCGTCCCCTGCGGCGGCTGGCCGCACACCGGTGGGGTGCACTGGTGCTGGCGCTCGCACTCGCGGCGGGGACCGCGCCCGCGCTGGCCGCCGCCGTCGCGCCGGCCGCCGCAGCCCAGGCTGCGCCGGTCCAGGTGTCCGATGTCGACTTCCGTCGCAGCGAGGATGGCGCGGGCCGCCTGATCCTCAAGTTCGACCGCAAGGGGGCGGTGCCGGACCTGCGTACCGACGAGGGCAAGGTCGTCATCGACATGGCCAACGTCATCCTGCCGGCCTCGCTGCAGCGCCCGATGAACGTCACCGACTTCGCCACGCCCGTGCAGCGCATCGACGCCCACGCCTCGGGCAAGGGTGCGCAGCTGGTGCTCGATATCCGGGGCGCGGTGGAGTCGCTGGCCTACCAGACCGAAGACCAGTACGTGGTCGAGATCAGCCAGAAGTCCAGCAAGCCCGCGATGGGCGCGGCGGCCCAAAGCCGCGGCACCTCGCAACTGGCCACCGGCGGCGCCAAGCCCTATGTCGGCAAGCCGGTGACCTTCAACTTCCAGGACGTGCCGGTGCGCACCGTCCTGCAGCTGATCGCCGAGGAGTCCAACCTCAACATCGTCGCCTCCGACACCGTCCAGGGCAGCGTGACCCTGCGTCTGGTCAACGTGCCGTGGGATCAGGCGCTGGACATCGTCCTGCGCGCCAAGGGGCTGGACAAGCGCCGCGACGGCAACGTGGTCTGGGTGGCACCGCAGCCGGAGCTGGCCAAGTTCGAGCAGGACAAGGAAGACGCGCGCATCGCGATCGAGAATCGCGAGGACCTGATCACCGACTACGTGCAGATCAACTATCACAGCGCCACCGAGATCTACAAGGCGCTGACCGAGGCCAAGGGCATCGGCGGGCAGAGCGGTGGCGGCAGCGGCCAGAGCGACCAGGAGAATGGCTTTCTCTCCCCACGCGGCCGCCTGGTCGCCGATGAGCGCACCAATACGCTGATGATCAGCGATATCCCGAAGAAGGTCGCCTCGATGCGCGAGCTGATCGCCGTGATCGATCGTCCGGTGGATCAGGTGCTGATCGAGGCGCGCATCGTGGTGGCGACCGATACATTCGCCCGCGACCTGGGGGCGCGCTTTGGCATCGCGGGCAAGCGAACAGGCGACCGTACCCAAATTATTGGCGGGAACATCGGCGATGTAGTGAATATCGCAAATGGTGACGACCGTGTGTTACCAGCTGGGCTCAATGTAAACATGCCGGCTGGGACTTTCACCAATGGCACTCCGTCGAGCATTGCTTACACACTGCTAGGTGCCAATTTTAACTTGGATCTGGAACTTTCCGCGCTTCAAGAAGAAGGCCGCGGCGAAGTAGTGTCCAATCCTCGCATCATCACGGCCAACCAGCGCGAAGGCGACATCAAGCAGGGTACGGAAATCGGCTATGTCACGATCACCGGCGGTACGGCTGGTGCGGCAGCCACGCCCAATGTGCAGTTCAAGGAAGCGTTGTTGGAGTTGAAGGTCACGCCGACCATTACTCACGACGGACGCATCTTCCTGAACATGTTCGTCAAGAAGGACGACGTGGCCGAGTACATCACTCTGGACGGCTACGGCACGGTGCCGACGCTCAACCGCCGCGAGATCAACACCGCCGTGCTGGTCGAGGACGGTCAGACCGTGGTGATCGGCGGCGTCTACGAGTTCACCGACCAGACCTCGGTCTCGAAGGTGCCGTTCCTGGCCGACATCCCGTTCCTCGGCAACCTGTTCAAGAAGCAGGGCAAGCAGAAGAACAAGGCCGAGCTGCTGATCTTCGTGACGCCCAAGGTGATCGCGGTCCGTCAGTAA
- a CDS encoding BatD family protein, which produces MQPAASTPTRPARAPLPFAAIALLALVLLTAALPALAQTRAWLDRSRAAIGQPVVLSIESDQDFGQPDLTPLQRDFSVVDTSTSRQMQMVNGRISRSVVLAITLQPRRTGELTVPALEVNGQRTPPLGLRVTDAPAAQPGSSNAYIETQVDDPTPYVQQTVGVTLRLFYAVPLVSGQLDIDAPQGTSLQRVGEDVQSTREVNGRRYNVVERHFLLVPDRSGDLQLPAARFTGRAAGGGGFFDSMLGMGQRSDLSAVGQAQTLRVQPQPDSAPQPWLPLADLRLRYASAPRELKAGQASSFVVEAVARGATRAQLPDLPTPSVDGAQVFAEPAQYEDSFDGATPVVKITRRYSIVPNGAGRLALPGIKLDWWDVKADAARTAALPDMQLEVAAGSGSFANATLPAPAPAADVAAPQASGNSALQATDLGAESTAGRLWPWIALTAVFGLLWLGTLVWFLRRPRPVPATAASRASAIPAAPSVPRARHGLPDLRRALDTGTLDEVGEILIGMAPSPARDLDAVCAQLADPAQRQAIDALRRARWADGDGAQARALLRQAFASGPTWRVPAAASAQGEALAPLYPRR; this is translated from the coding sequence ATGCAACCGGCCGCTTCCACACCAACGCGCCCTGCGCGCGCGCCGTTGCCCTTCGCCGCCATCGCGCTGCTGGCGCTGGTGCTGCTGACCGCGGCGCTGCCGGCGCTGGCGCAGACGCGCGCCTGGCTGGACCGCTCGCGCGCGGCGATCGGCCAGCCGGTGGTGCTGAGCATCGAAAGCGACCAGGACTTCGGCCAGCCGGACCTGACGCCGCTGCAGCGCGACTTCTCGGTGGTCGACACCTCGACCAGTCGCCAGATGCAGATGGTCAACGGCCGTATCTCGCGCTCGGTCGTGCTGGCCATCACCCTGCAGCCGCGCCGCACCGGTGAGCTGACCGTGCCGGCGCTGGAGGTCAACGGCCAGCGCACCCCGCCGCTGGGCCTGCGCGTGACCGACGCGCCCGCCGCACAGCCCGGCAGCAGCAATGCCTACATCGAGACCCAGGTCGACGACCCCACGCCCTACGTGCAGCAGACCGTCGGGGTGACCCTGCGCCTGTTCTACGCCGTGCCGCTGGTGTCCGGGCAACTGGACATCGACGCGCCGCAGGGCACTTCGCTGCAGCGGGTGGGCGAGGATGTGCAGTCCACGCGCGAGGTCAATGGTCGCCGCTACAACGTGGTCGAACGCCACTTCCTGCTTGTGCCCGACCGCAGCGGCGACCTGCAGCTGCCGGCCGCGCGCTTCACCGGCCGCGCCGCCGGCGGCGGTGGCTTCTTCGACAGCATGCTCGGCATGGGCCAGCGCAGCGACCTGAGCGCGGTCGGCCAGGCCCAGACCCTGCGCGTGCAGCCGCAGCCGGACAGCGCGCCGCAGCCATGGCTGCCGCTGGCCGACCTGCGCCTGCGCTATGCCAGCGCGCCGCGCGAGCTCAAGGCCGGCCAGGCCTCCAGCTTCGTGGTCGAGGCGGTGGCGCGCGGCGCCACCCGCGCGCAGCTGCCGGACCTGCCCACGCCGAGCGTGGACGGCGCCCAGGTGTTCGCCGAGCCGGCCCAGTACGAGGACAGCTTCGACGGCGCCACGCCGGTGGTGAAGATCACCCGACGCTATTCGATCGTGCCCAACGGCGCCGGCAGGCTGGCCCTGCCGGGCATCAAGCTGGACTGGTGGGATGTCAAAGCCGATGCGGCCAGGACCGCGGCGCTGCCGGACATGCAGCTGGAGGTCGCCGCCGGGTCGGGGAGCTTCGCGAACGCCACCTTGCCCGCGCCTGCGCCGGCCGCCGACGTCGCCGCGCCGCAGGCCAGCGGCAACAGTGCGTTGCAGGCCACGGACCTTGGCGCCGAATCGACGGCCGGCCGCCTGTGGCCCTGGATCGCACTGACCGCGGTGTTCGGCCTGCTGTGGCTGGGCACCCTGGTGTGGTTCCTGCGCCGGCCGCGGCCCGTGCCCGCGACGGCAGCATCACGCGCGAGCGCGATACCGGCGGCCCCGTCCGTGCCGCGTGCGCGCCATGGCCTGCCCGATCTTCGCCGTGCCTTGGACACCGGCACGCTGGACGAGGTCGGCGAGATCCTGATCGGCATGGCGCCGTCGCCGGCGCGCGACCTAGACGCGGTCTGCGCGCAGCTGGCCGATCCGGCGCAGCGGCAGGCGATCGACGCGCTGCGTCGCGCGCGCTGGGCCGACGGCGATGGCGCCCAGGCGCGTGCGCTGCTGCGCCAGGCCTTCGCCAGCGGGCCGACCTGGCGGGTGCCGGCCGCGGCGTCGGCGCAGGGGGAGGCGCTGGCGCCGCTGTATCCCAGGCGCTGA